A DNA window from Pseudomonas sp. B21-056 contains the following coding sequences:
- a CDS encoding LysR substrate-binding domain-containing protein, whose product MRYDITSLDLFIAIAQERNLTRAARIKHLASSTHALLTHEAKKTGMVLKLRIRISRFDCMCRMISTGLGLAVLPRNVINQYLRSHKLKAVTLDEPWARRALLLVLKKYDSASPTLN is encoded by the coding sequence GTGCGATACGACATCACCAGCCTGGACCTGTTCATTGCCATTGCGCAGGAGCGCAACCTGACCCGTGCCGCCCGGATCAAGCATCTGGCAAGCTCAACGCATGCCTTGCTGACCCACGAGGCGAAAAAAACGGGGATGGTGCTCAAGTTGAGGATCCGCATCAGCAGATTCGACTGCATGTGCCGGATGATCTCGACAGGCCTCGGGCTGGCGGTGCTGCCGCGTAACGTGATCAACCAGTACCTTCGAAGCCACAAACTCAAGGCAGTGACGCTGGACGAACCCTGGGCCCGGCGTGCCCTGCTACTGGTTCTCAAAAAATACGACAGCGCTTCGCCAACCCTGAATTAA
- a CDS encoding isocitrate/isopropylmalate dehydrogenase family protein: MRILVLPGDGIGPEIIDSSMSVLKAANMKFDLGLTFDYDDVGFTSLEKHGTTLRDEVLEKARGYDGIILGTQSHADYPAPEKGGRNVSAGFRIGLDLYANVRPARTRPFLTSNMKEGKTMDLVIMREATEGFYPDRNMSRGWGEVMPTPDMALSTRKITRHCSERIARRAFELAMKRGKKVTAIHKANSFHMTDGLFLECVRNVARDFPEVVLDDLLVDASTAHLVRNPERFDVLVATNFYGDIISDLASELSGSLGLAGSMMASDSHCCAQAQHGSAPDIAGQDKANPVSMILSVGMLLQWMGEHHDRPALIEAGQAMDKAVDAVLKDPRQRTPDLGGSLGTQAFGDAVAKIISG; the protein is encoded by the coding sequence ATGCGTATTTTGGTACTTCCTGGTGACGGTATCGGTCCTGAAATCATTGACTCGTCGATGTCGGTCCTGAAGGCGGCCAACATGAAATTCGATCTCGGGTTGACGTTCGACTACGACGATGTCGGTTTCACCAGCCTGGAAAAACACGGCACGACGCTGCGTGACGAGGTGCTGGAAAAAGCCAGGGGTTATGACGGGATCATCCTGGGCACCCAATCCCACGCCGATTACCCGGCTCCGGAAAAGGGCGGCCGTAACGTATCGGCCGGTTTCCGTATCGGCCTGGACCTGTATGCCAATGTCCGTCCGGCACGCACCCGTCCGTTCCTGACTTCGAACATGAAGGAAGGCAAGACCATGGATCTGGTCATCATGCGCGAAGCCACTGAAGGCTTTTACCCGGACCGCAATATGAGCCGCGGTTGGGGCGAGGTCATGCCGACGCCGGACATGGCGCTGTCCACACGCAAGATCACTCGTCATTGCAGCGAACGGATTGCGCGCAGGGCATTCGAGTTGGCCATGAAACGCGGAAAAAAGGTCACCGCCATCCACAAGGCCAACAGCTTCCACATGACCGATGGCCTGTTCCTGGAATGTGTGCGCAATGTCGCCAGGGACTTCCCCGAGGTGGTTCTCGACGATCTGCTGGTCGATGCCTCGACGGCCCACCTGGTGCGCAATCCCGAGCGCTTCGACGTGCTGGTCGCGACGAACTTCTATGGCGACATCATCAGCGACCTGGCCAGCGAACTGTCGGGCAGCCTGGGGCTTGCCGGTTCGATGATGGCCAGCGACAGCCATTGCTGTGCCCAGGCACAACACGGTTCGGCGCCGGACATTGCCGGGCAGGACAAGGCCAACCCGGTGTCGATGATCCTGTCCGTCGGCATGTTGCTGCAGTGGATGGGCGAGCATCATGACCGTCCGGCATTGATCGAAGCGGGGCAGGCAATGGACAAGGCCGTCGACGCCGTCCTGAAAGATCCCCGGCAACGCACGCCGGATCTGGGTGGCTCATTGGGCACCCAGGCGTTCGGCGATGCAGTCGCCAAGATCATTTCGGGCTGA
- a CDS encoding GntR family transcriptional regulator, which translates to MNSADPTLESPLVDDPSKTKPRIKKDLAEQLAPRIIDMARARSMRTGDPLREEAFAKELGVSRSPIRRGFALLAELGLAVKEPNRGYFLTADASGIDSRKLPLEVDPFEDFYLRVVDDMLRGDIPTTFFEAELMRKYEVPRGQLMKVLSRLANEAMVERKPGQGWEINSFLHDSKAHIQSYRFRMAIEPAAILEPGYVVDKPAFAKAREAQQQLLDGDIFKLSRSQLFQIGAQLHELIVRCSGNAFFLEAIRRQNQLRRFMAYKANVDRPRLITQCKEHIQLLDLIESGEREAAADFLRNHLDVVGRQKTEKEAREELQAQLSVEASLTR; encoded by the coding sequence ATGAATTCAGCAGACCCGACTCTCGAATCGCCCCTGGTGGATGATCCGAGCAAAACGAAACCCAGGATAAAAAAAGACCTGGCCGAGCAACTGGCGCCCAGAATCATCGACATGGCCCGGGCTCGATCGATGCGTACCGGCGATCCCTTGCGCGAGGAAGCCTTTGCCAAGGAACTCGGGGTTTCCCGGTCGCCGATCCGGCGCGGTTTCGCCTTGCTGGCCGAGCTTGGGCTGGCGGTCAAGGAACCGAATCGCGGCTACTTCCTCACGGCCGATGCGAGCGGTATCGACAGCCGCAAACTGCCGCTGGAAGTGGACCCGTTCGAGGACTTTTACCTGCGCGTGGTCGACGACATGCTTCGCGGCGACATCCCCACGACTTTTTTTGAAGCGGAGCTGATGCGCAAGTACGAGGTGCCCCGCGGGCAACTCATGAAAGTGCTGAGTCGCCTGGCCAACGAAGCCATGGTTGAGCGAAAGCCAGGGCAGGGCTGGGAAATCAACAGCTTCCTGCACGACTCCAAGGCCCATATCCAGAGCTACCGTTTTCGCATGGCGATTGAGCCTGCCGCGATACTCGAGCCGGGTTACGTGGTCGACAAACCGGCCTTTGCCAAGGCCCGGGAGGCGCAGCAGCAATTGCTTGACGGTGACATCTTCAAACTGTCGCGATCGCAGCTTTTCCAGATTGGTGCGCAATTGCACGAACTGATCGTGCGCTGTTCGGGGAATGCGTTTTTTCTCGAAGCCATCCGCCGGCAAAACCAGTTGCGTCGCTTCATGGCCTACAAGGCCAACGTCGATCGACCTCGGTTGATCACCCAGTGCAAAGAACACATCCAACTCCTGGATCTTATCGAAAGCGGCGAGCGCGAAGCGGCCGCCGATTTCCTGCGCAATCACCTTGACGTGGTCGGGCGGCAGAAAACCGAAAAGGAAGCCCGGGAAGAGCTACAGGCGCAGCTCAGTGTCGAAGCCTCGCTTACCCGCTAG
- a CDS encoding aspartate/glutamate racemase family protein produces the protein MKAPLIYLIHATPLSIAPISEAFARLWPEARLANLLEDSLSRDLAEAGVLTPEMNQRFLKLASYACESGADAILFTCSAFGESIDQCKRALDIPVLKPNEAMIEEALQRTGKLALLATFDAAIASMVEEFKHYAQQQGVNLELQTHVCVGAFGELQNGNKDRHDRLIAECARTISSGELLCFAQFSMTSAAPQASQACGLDVLTTPDSAVLKLRRLLQA, from the coding sequence ATGAAGGCCCCGCTCATCTATCTGATCCACGCCACACCCTTGTCCATAGCTCCGATCAGCGAGGCTTTTGCGCGCTTATGGCCCGAAGCCAGGTTGGCAAATCTGCTCGAAGACTCGCTTTCCCGCGACCTCGCCGAAGCAGGAGTGCTGACCCCGGAGATGAACCAACGCTTTCTGAAGCTCGCTTCCTACGCCTGCGAATCCGGCGCGGACGCCATCCTGTTTACCTGCTCGGCCTTTGGCGAGTCCATCGATCAGTGCAAGCGTGCCTTGGACATTCCAGTGCTCAAGCCAAACGAAGCGATGATCGAAGAAGCCCTCCAGCGCACCGGCAAGTTGGCCCTGTTGGCGACCTTCGACGCGGCAATTGCGTCAATGGTCGAGGAGTTCAAGCACTATGCGCAGCAGCAAGGCGTCAATCTGGAACTGCAGACCCATGTCTGCGTCGGGGCGTTTGGAGAGCTGCAGAACGGAAACAAGGATCGCCATGACCGCTTGATTGCAGAATGCGCTCGAACCATCAGCAGCGGCGAATTGCTCTGTTTCGCCCAATTCTCCATGACCAGCGCTGCGCCACAGGCCAGCCAGGCCTGTGGCCTTGATGTACTCACGACACCGGACAGCGCGGTTCTGAAGCTTCGACGCTTGCTGCAGGCTTGA